The following are encoded together in the Gemmatimonadales bacterium genome:
- a CDS encoding methylmalonyl-CoA mutase, whose protein sequence is MGNSHPGLLPVDPVVGPDAWSGDVGAPGRWPYLRGVQPTMYTGRLWTMRQYAGFGTAEQTNARFRLLLDAGQTGLSTAFDLPTQMGYDSDHAMAAGEVGRVGVAIDSVDDLAVLFRGIPLDKVSTSMTINATAAILLAMYIVVGEEQGVAPQALSGTIQNDVLKEYIARGTYIYPAEPSLRLITDIFRFVADQGMNFNPISISGYHIREAGATAVQEVGFTLANALEYGRRAIAAGIPIERFGPRLSFFFAAHNDLFEEAAKFRAARRLWAKVARDRLGADDATSKLRFHTQTGGVTLQAQQPLNNVVRVTVQALAATLGGTQSLHTNGYDEALALPTQQAATLALRTQQIIGYESGLDRTVDPLAGSYYVESLTDRIEAAALALIDEIDAMGGAVAAVESGFYQDRIAEAAYELQKAQDDGRVTVVGVNRFASDEPPPVIETPNFPALEAEQKAAVAAVRGKRDASAVATALEALGRAAAGSDSLMPRIIEAVRARATLGEISDTLRGVWGTYQR, encoded by the coding sequence GTGGGCAATAGTCATCCCGGCTTGCTTCCGGTCGATCCGGTGGTCGGTCCGGATGCGTGGTCCGGAGACGTCGGCGCTCCGGGGCGCTGGCCCTACCTGCGCGGTGTGCAACCGACGATGTATACCGGCCGCCTCTGGACCATGCGGCAGTATGCCGGGTTTGGCACGGCCGAGCAGACGAATGCACGGTTCCGTCTGCTGCTGGATGCCGGGCAGACCGGTCTCTCGACGGCCTTCGACCTGCCGACGCAGATGGGCTACGATTCCGACCATGCGATGGCGGCGGGAGAAGTCGGACGGGTTGGGGTCGCCATCGATTCGGTCGACGACCTGGCGGTGCTCTTCCGCGGCATTCCGCTCGACAAGGTTTCGACCTCGATGACCATCAACGCGACCGCGGCCATCCTGCTCGCGATGTACATCGTGGTTGGCGAAGAGCAGGGCGTCGCTCCGCAGGCATTGTCTGGTACGATTCAGAACGATGTCCTGAAGGAGTACATCGCGCGCGGAACCTACATCTATCCTGCGGAGCCTTCCCTTCGGCTGATTACCGACATCTTCCGGTTCGTGGCCGATCAGGGGATGAACTTCAATCCGATTTCGATCAGCGGCTACCACATCCGCGAGGCGGGGGCCACGGCGGTGCAGGAGGTCGGCTTCACGCTGGCCAACGCGCTGGAGTATGGGCGCCGGGCAATTGCGGCGGGCATTCCGATCGAGCGCTTCGGGCCTCGGCTCTCGTTCTTCTTCGCGGCGCATAACGATCTGTTCGAAGAGGCGGCCAAGTTCCGGGCGGCGCGGCGGCTCTGGGCCAAGGTGGCGCGCGATCGACTGGGCGCCGACGATGCCACCTCCAAGCTGCGGTTTCACACCCAGACCGGCGGCGTGACGCTGCAGGCGCAGCAGCCCCTCAACAACGTGGTGCGCGTCACGGTGCAGGCGCTGGCGGCCACGCTGGGCGGCACTCAGTCGCTGCACACGAATGGCTACGACGAGGCGCTGGCGCTGCCGACGCAGCAGGCCGCCACGCTGGCCCTTCGGACGCAGCAGATCATCGGGTACGAGTCGGGGCTCGATCGGACCGTCGATCCGCTGGCGGGGAGCTACTATGTCGAAAGCCTGACCGACCGGATCGAAGCGGCGGCGCTGGCGCTGATCGACGAGATCGACGCGATGGGCGGCGCCGTTGCGGCGGTGGAGTCGGGATTCTACCAGGACCGGATTGCCGAGGCAGCGTATGAACTCCAGAAGGCGCAGGACGATGGCCGGGTAACCGTCGTCGGGGTGAATCGCTTTGCCAGTGATGAGCCGCCACCGGTCATCGAAACGCCGAATTTTCCGGCCCTCGAAGCCGAGCAGAAGGCAGCCGTCGCGGCCGTGCGCGGCAAGCGGGATGCCTCGGCGGTCGCGACGGCGCTCGAGGCGCTGGGTCGGGCCGCCGCCGGCTCCGACAGTCTGATGCCGCGAATCATCGAGGCGGTCCGCGCCCGCGCCACGCTGGGCGAAATCAGCGACACCTTGCGCGGCGTCTGGGGGACCTACCAGCGGTGA
- a CDS encoding late competence development ComFB family protein, translated as MKLKNAVEDHVVEAYASLRPHFPEFCGCEMCRADVIVYALNRLPPRYVATLEGAVVTEVSLDKQQGRASIDVAVMDGFRRVTMSPRCGSSTYA; from the coding sequence ATGAAACTCAAGAATGCGGTCGAGGATCACGTGGTCGAGGCCTATGCGAGCTTGCGGCCGCATTTCCCCGAGTTCTGCGGCTGTGAAATGTGCCGCGCCGACGTGATCGTGTATGCGCTCAACCGGCTGCCGCCCCGGTACGTGGCGACGCTGGAGGGTGCGGTGGTCACCGAGGTGAGCCTGGACAAACAGCAGGGTCGCGCCTCGATCGACGTTGCCGTGATGGATGGGTTTCGCCGGGTCACCATGTCGCCGCGGTGCGGCAGCAGCACCTACGCCTGA
- a CDS encoding DinB family protein: MESRWLAAVLARDLDTWRHEVEAFPDEASLWVAPPGVSNSAGTLTLHIAGNLCHFVGAVLGQTGYLRNREYEFAARDVPRADLLAALDQAKAAVEETLGGARAVDLNALYPETIAGRYRIRTGDWLVHLVSHCGLHLGQVGYLRRIITGENKAVTGAGITTLATLVPAESA; the protein is encoded by the coding sequence ATGGAGAGTCGTTGGCTCGCAGCGGTGCTGGCGCGGGATCTGGACACCTGGCGTCACGAAGTCGAGGCGTTTCCCGATGAGGCCAGCCTCTGGGTGGCGCCGCCTGGCGTGTCGAATTCCGCGGGAACGCTCACGCTCCACATTGCGGGCAACCTTTGCCACTTCGTTGGCGCAGTGCTCGGTCAGACAGGCTACCTGCGAAATCGGGAGTATGAGTTCGCCGCCCGGGACGTGCCGCGCGCCGACCTCCTGGCCGCGCTGGATCAGGCCAAGGCCGCGGTCGAAGAGACGTTAGGCGGCGCCCGGGCGGTCGACCTGAATGCGCTGTACCCCGAGACGATCGCCGGCCGCTACCGGATTCGCACCGGCGACTGGCTCGTTCACCTCGTCTCTCACTGCGGGCTTCACCTGGGGCAGGTGGGCTATCTGCGCCGGATCATTACTGGCGAGAACAAGGCCGTCACCGGCGCCGGGATCACGACCCTCGCCACGCTCGTGCCCGCCGAGTCCGCCTGA
- the miaB gene encoding tRNA (N6-isopentenyl adenosine(37)-C2)-methylthiotransferase MiaB — protein MKRVYIETYGCQMNAADTELMFGVLGEHGYDRVDDPAAADIMLVNTCAVRDHAEQRVVGRVGELQRYKRPGSVLGVVGCMAQRLGTDLLDRVPKLDLVVGPDAYRNLPTLIHDAESGVRGADTTFRSWEHYEDVPAARDAGPKAFVTVQRGCDYKCTFCIVPTTRGPERSRRLADVVREVEVLAGSGVSEVTLLGQTVNSYHDGESDFAALLRAVGAVDGIRRLRFTSPYPTDFTPVVIAAMAETPAVCEHVHLPVQSGSDAVLRRMLRRYTRERYLEVVQQLRDAIPGMTFSTDIIVGFPGETEEQFAETVSLVGEAGFDDAYTFRYSPRDGTPATRLKDHVPDDVSADRLDRLIGVVRAQSRRKNHERVGTVHEVLVEQPAKRGGMLARTRTNLMVLLDLGPESVGEYRTVRLTGTTGSTYTGTTVAGHSLAVL, from the coding sequence ATGAAGCGGGTCTACATCGAGACCTACGGCTGCCAGATGAATGCCGCCGACACCGAGCTGATGTTCGGTGTGCTTGGTGAGCATGGGTACGATCGGGTCGACGATCCGGCGGCGGCCGACATCATGCTCGTCAATACCTGCGCGGTGCGGGATCATGCCGAGCAGCGCGTCGTGGGGCGGGTCGGGGAGCTGCAGCGCTACAAGCGGCCCGGGTCGGTGCTCGGCGTCGTCGGCTGCATGGCGCAACGACTCGGGACCGACCTGCTCGATCGGGTTCCCAAACTGGACCTGGTGGTTGGCCCCGATGCCTATCGCAACTTGCCCACTCTGATTCACGATGCCGAATCGGGCGTCCGTGGCGCCGATACCACGTTTCGCTCCTGGGAGCATTACGAGGATGTGCCCGCGGCCCGAGACGCCGGCCCCAAAGCGTTCGTCACGGTTCAGCGCGGCTGCGACTACAAGTGCACCTTTTGTATCGTGCCGACCACTCGCGGCCCGGAACGCAGCCGGCGGCTGGCCGACGTGGTGCGTGAGGTCGAGGTCCTGGCCGGATCCGGGGTGTCGGAAGTGACCCTGCTGGGGCAGACGGTCAACTCGTATCATGATGGCGAGTCGGACTTTGCGGCCCTGCTCCGTGCGGTCGGGGCGGTCGATGGCATCCGCCGCTTGCGCTTTACCAGCCCCTATCCGACCGACTTCACCCCGGTCGTGATTGCCGCGATGGCCGAGACGCCCGCGGTGTGCGAACATGTGCATCTGCCGGTGCAGAGCGGGTCGGACGCCGTGCTGCGGCGGATGCTGAGGCGCTACACGCGGGAGCGCTACCTCGAGGTGGTGCAGCAGCTGCGCGACGCCATTCCTGGCATGACCTTTTCAACCGATATCATCGTCGGCTTCCCGGGTGAGACCGAGGAGCAGTTTGCCGAAACGGTGAGCCTGGTCGGCGAGGCGGGGTTCGACGATGCCTACACCTTCCGCTACTCGCCGCGAGACGGAACCCCGGCGACTCGGCTCAAGGATCATGTGCCCGACGACGTCTCGGCCGACCGGCTCGATCGGTTGATCGGGGTGGTTCGGGCCCAGTCGCGTCGGAAGAACCACGAGCGGGTCGGGACGGTACACGAGGTGCTGGTGGAGCAGCCGGCCAAGCGCGGCGGCATGCTGGCGCGGACTCGAACCAATCTGATGGTGCTGCTCGACTTGGGGCCCGAGTCGGTTGGTGAGTATCGGACGGTCCGCTTGACGGGCACGACAGGATCGACGTACACGGGGACAACGGTAGCTGGGCACTCTCTGGCGGTTTTGTGA
- the fbp gene encoding class 1 fructose-bisphosphatase, with protein sequence MAIHTGPIVTIEHFILDQERRYPQATGELSNLLYDFALGAKIVAAAIRRAGLVDILGSAGNTNVQGEEQKKLDVYANETFQNVMAHTGRVCVMGSEEDEGLIPIPDGWPQGKYAVLYDPLDGSSNIDVNAAVGTIFSVYRRKSPEGPGTMDDVLQRGAEQVAAGYVMYGSSVMMVYTTGQGVHGFTLDPTIGEFLLSHPNIRIPEVGVYYSVNERNFGRWSRGIQQAVRAFHGDTPERIAGKNSRYIGSLVADFHRNMLAGGVFLYPGDTKNVNGKLRLTYEANPMAFIAEQAGGAATNGVDRILDIEPATLHQRTPLVIGSRQDVQFVSDVLAETAAEMQAAEAGRGQ encoded by the coding sequence ATGGCGATCCATACCGGACCGATCGTGACGATCGAGCATTTCATTCTCGACCAGGAGCGCCGCTATCCGCAGGCGACGGGCGAGCTGTCGAATCTTCTGTACGACTTTGCGCTCGGGGCCAAGATCGTCGCGGCGGCCATCCGCCGGGCGGGCCTGGTGGACATCCTGGGTTCCGCGGGAAATACCAACGTACAGGGCGAGGAGCAGAAGAAGCTCGACGTGTACGCCAACGAAACGTTCCAGAACGTCATGGCGCACACCGGTCGGGTTTGTGTGATGGGATCGGAGGAGGACGAGGGTCTGATTCCGATTCCGGATGGATGGCCGCAGGGCAAGTACGCCGTGCTCTACGATCCTCTGGATGGATCGTCCAACATCGATGTCAACGCCGCGGTCGGCACCATCTTCAGTGTCTACCGGCGTAAGTCGCCCGAGGGCCCCGGCACCATGGACGATGTGCTGCAGCGTGGCGCCGAGCAGGTGGCCGCCGGGTACGTGATGTACGGTTCCAGTGTGATGATGGTCTACACGACTGGGCAGGGAGTGCACGGTTTTACCCTCGACCCGACCATCGGCGAGTTCCTGCTGTCGCACCCCAACATTCGGATTCCCGAAGTCGGAGTGTACTACAGCGTCAACGAGCGGAACTTCGGACGCTGGAGTCGCGGCATTCAGCAGGCTGTGCGCGCCTTTCACGGTGATACGCCGGAACGGATCGCCGGGAAGAACAGCCGATACATCGGGTCGCTGGTTGCTGATTTCCACCGCAACATGCTGGCGGGCGGCGTCTTCCTGTATCCGGGAGACACCAAGAACGTCAACGGCAAGCTGCGGCTCACCTACGAAGCCAATCCGATGGCCTTCATTGCGGAGCAGGCGGGGGGCGCGGCGACGAACGGAGTCGATCGGATTCTCGACATCGAGCCGGCGACGCTGCATCAGCGCACTCCGCTGGTGATCGGATCGAGGCAGGACGTGCAGTTCGTCTCGGACGTGCTGGCCGAAACGGCGGCGGAGATGCAGGCGGCGGAGGCCGGGCGTGGGCAATAG
- a CDS encoding cytidine deaminase: MADRLVDAARAAREAAYAPYSRFKVGAAIEVDDGRIFVGCNVENASYGLTICAERAAAAQAVGAGARRFVRIVVATDVDPPAAPCGACRQVLWEFGTDLQVEAVGPSSRKQWHMRDLLPDAFGPESLS, translated from the coding sequence GTGGCTGATCGGCTGGTCGATGCGGCGCGTGCCGCGCGAGAGGCGGCCTATGCACCGTACTCGCGCTTCAAGGTCGGCGCGGCAATCGAGGTCGACGACGGCCGCATCTTCGTCGGGTGCAACGTCGAGAACGCCTCGTACGGCCTGACGATCTGTGCCGAGCGAGCCGCGGCGGCGCAGGCGGTCGGGGCCGGGGCGCGCCGGTTTGTGCGCATCGTGGTGGCAACGGACGTGGACCCGCCCGCCGCTCCCTGCGGAGCGTGCCGGCAGGTGCTCTGGGAATTCGGGACCGACCTCCAGGTGGAGGCCGTCGGTCCCTCATCGAGGAAGCAGTGGCACATGCGTGATCTACTGCCCGACGCGTTCGGGCCGGAGTCGTTGTCGTGA
- a CDS encoding DUF1844 domain-containing protein gives MNPHFASLVLGIAQQAEGAMNGALPPGAEGMTGANARQIAQALIDTLGMLADKTKGRLEADEDKLLTDALTALRFRFVQSGSGAPPIQ, from the coding sequence ATGAACCCCCACTTTGCGTCCCTGGTGCTCGGTATTGCGCAGCAAGCTGAAGGGGCGATGAACGGTGCGCTGCCGCCCGGCGCCGAAGGCATGACCGGCGCGAATGCGCGGCAGATTGCCCAGGCGCTGATCGACACCCTTGGTATGCTGGCCGACAAGACCAAGGGCCGGCTCGAGGCTGACGAGGATAAGCTGCTGACCGACGCGCTCACCGCGCTCCGCTTCCGCTTCGTCCAGTCCGGTTCCGGCGCTCCGCCAATACAATGA
- the mazG gene encoding nucleoside triphosphate pyrophosphohydrolase — MQEKSALERAMAMVADLRERCPWDRVQTRETLRPYLIEEVHELDHAIGAGDTAAIRDEMSDFLLHAAWQLVLGAERGEFTPDEIAADLEAKMKRRHPHLFDLGPKQSWESLKRRERTTPRGTLDGLPPSLPPLLLAMRMGERAAAVGFDWPDATGPIAKVREELAEVEAALAAGQREALEHEIGDLLFSVVNVARKVGIQPSAALEQANARFRERFQGVEQRAAERGVDLATAGLDRLDEFWNEAKAEERS; from the coding sequence ATGCAAGAAAAATCGGCGCTCGAACGTGCCATGGCCATGGTGGCGGATCTGCGGGAACGGTGCCCCTGGGACCGGGTCCAGACCCGCGAGACCCTGCGGCCCTATCTGATCGAAGAAGTTCACGAACTGGATCACGCCATCGGAGCCGGCGATACCGCGGCCATCCGTGACGAGATGAGCGACTTCCTGCTCCACGCGGCCTGGCAGCTGGTGCTTGGTGCGGAACGCGGGGAATTCACCCCGGATGAGATTGCCGCCGACCTCGAAGCCAAGATGAAGCGGCGTCACCCCCATCTGTTCGACCTGGGCCCCAAGCAATCGTGGGAATCGCTCAAGCGCCGAGAACGGACCACGCCCCGGGGTACCCTCGACGGCCTGCCTCCGTCCCTGCCGCCGCTCCTCCTGGCCATGCGGATGGGTGAGCGGGCGGCCGCGGTCGGGTTCGACTGGCCGGACGCGACGGGACCGATTGCCAAGGTCCGCGAAGAGCTGGCCGAGGTCGAAGCCGCCCTGGCCGCCGGACAGCGCGAGGCACTCGAGCACGAAATCGGCGACCTGCTCTTCTCGGTCGTCAACGTGGCCCGCAAGGTGGGCATTCAGCCGAGCGCCGCGCTGGAACAGGCCAACGCGCGGTTTCGGGAGCGCTTTCAGGGCGTCGAACAGCGGGCAGCCGAACGCGGGGTCGACCTGGCAACGGCGGGACTGGACCGCCTCGATGAGTTCTGGAACGAAGCGAAGGCCGAGGAACGCTCGTGA
- the alr gene encoding alanine racemase: MSASGPWLDVDLGALLRNARSYAKTIGVPILPMVKANAYGLGVLPVARALEAIDPWGFGVATLGEARQLRQAGMGRRIMVFVPFVPERLDEYLELDLRPAIGSVRGLDAWMGASDRPFHLEIDTGMGRGGFRWHDDASLAAARERIQGSSRYEGVFMHFAASDTSEAMTVEQADRFDTVVAALGRPAVVHLANSAAGQWGTRYAGTLARPGIFLYGGQAGALVPEPVARLQALVHAVRPVRAGDTISYGATHTVAADGEVVTLGIGYADGLHRALSGTGLVAIGDASWTIAGRVTMDMTMIVTPRQTVRVGQVATLFGGPLPLDAQAARAGTISYELLTSVGPRVVRRYGETA, encoded by the coding sequence ATGTCCGCCTCCGGTCCTTGGCTCGATGTCGATCTCGGGGCGTTGCTTCGTAACGCCCGCAGCTACGCCAAGACCATTGGCGTTCCGATCCTGCCCATGGTCAAGGCCAACGCCTACGGCCTCGGTGTCCTGCCGGTGGCCCGGGCGCTGGAGGCGATCGACCCCTGGGGCTTCGGGGTCGCGACCCTGGGTGAGGCGCGGCAACTGCGTCAGGCGGGCATGGGCCGCCGAATCATGGTGTTCGTTCCGTTCGTGCCGGAGCGCCTCGACGAGTACCTGGAACTCGACCTGCGCCCTGCGATTGGCAGCGTGCGGGGGCTCGATGCCTGGATGGGGGCCTCGGACCGTCCCTTCCATCTCGAGATCGATACCGGCATGGGGCGAGGTGGCTTCCGGTGGCATGACGACGCATCGCTGGCGGCGGCGCGTGAGCGGATCCAGGGCTCGAGTCGCTACGAAGGCGTCTTCATGCACTTTGCCGCCTCCGACACCTCCGAAGCGATGACCGTCGAGCAGGCCGATCGGTTCGACACAGTCGTCGCGGCGCTGGGTCGACCGGCCGTGGTGCATCTCGCCAACAGCGCGGCGGGACAGTGGGGTACTCGGTACGCAGGAACGCTCGCACGGCCGGGTATCTTCCTCTACGGTGGTCAGGCGGGCGCGCTGGTGCCGGAGCCGGTGGCGCGGCTGCAAGCGTTGGTGCATGCGGTCCGCCCCGTCCGCGCCGGCGACACCATCAGCTATGGAGCGACCCACACGGTTGCCGCCGACGGCGAGGTGGTGACCCTCGGGATCGGATACGCCGACGGCCTGCACCGCGCCTTGAGCGGCACAGGCCTGGTCGCCATCGGCGATGCCTCCTGGACGATCGCCGGGCGGGTCACCATGGATATGACGATGATCGTGACGCCCCGACAGACGGTGCGGGTCGGTCAGGTTGCCACGCTGTTCGGCGGACCGCTGCCGCTCGATGCGCAGGCGGCCCGGGCCGGTACCATCAGTTACGAGTTGTTGACCTCGGTCGGACCCCGGGTGGTCCGTCGCTACGGAGAGACCGCATGA
- a CDS encoding DNA internalization-related competence protein ComEC/Rec2 → MLPIRLPSPAVIGLATFVTGVAAGLLRYPVVGLAVGTVGTAGALVAWFGYRRSHAAVLGVIVAAGAGHGHLARRLDAGRCAERMTEAAYRLEVLVREPTPSGQLGAVEPQGAGCAGVVMVRHRQADTLWAGARLVLEGSWRPRRSLWRAGAGVLAVRSVTVLDSTAAAGFEARLRNRLLRSTGTLYGGRSGVIQALVLGTRGTIDPTLGDAFSRSGLVHLLSISGFHVGLVWGWAMLILRAGGLGRRAPIGAAIVVVGYVIFVGAEPPAVRASLLAIVLAIERQRQRNPSTGALFAAVAFGVLLIDPWAVSSLGAWLSVTALWGATAASRWSDRALGASQWSRVIAGSIGATLATAPLTAWVFGTVPVAGVLLNLVAIPMTAFAVPAVIASLIVGPVLPAVAGAFAAGGGTLMAGLEYLAVRGGGAPGAAMVFEAGLRPALVAAAVVAATVLVFGNRQTAREAGRRLIWIGAVLGSLHSLAAWLPVAHTGSRLTLHFLDVGQGDAALIETPAGRWMLIDAGPADRQYDAGRRVIVPYLRRQGVRRLEAVFVSHGHRDHYGGLEAVLDAMPVGRVFEPAVRVPDQGYLALLDGIADRGVSWLPLRAGARLAIDGITIEALHPDTTWSDWGLDLNEDSSVLRISAGDFQALFPGDAGFPVEEALAERLGRTELLKVGHHGSRTASGEALLGALRPTVAVISVGAANRYGHPTPEALERLAAAGAALWRTDQDGTVTVQVEDTFMVIRGRRGRATYPINP, encoded by the coding sequence GTGCTCCCCATTCGTTTGCCGTCGCCGGCGGTGATCGGCCTGGCGACGTTTGTCACCGGCGTCGCGGCCGGGTTGCTGCGTTATCCTGTGGTCGGGCTGGCCGTCGGAACCGTCGGTACTGCCGGCGCGCTGGTCGCCTGGTTCGGTTATCGCCGATCCCACGCTGCGGTGCTGGGCGTCATCGTCGCGGCGGGGGCGGGACACGGCCACTTGGCGCGGCGTCTGGACGCAGGGCGTTGCGCCGAGCGGATGACCGAGGCGGCCTATCGGCTCGAGGTGCTGGTTCGGGAGCCGACGCCGTCCGGGCAGCTCGGCGCAGTCGAGCCGCAGGGTGCCGGGTGTGCCGGGGTCGTGATGGTGCGGCATCGCCAGGCCGACACGCTCTGGGCCGGGGCGCGCCTGGTGCTCGAGGGGAGCTGGCGGCCGCGTCGCAGTCTGTGGCGGGCCGGGGCGGGCGTTCTGGCCGTGCGCAGCGTCACGGTGCTCGACTCCACCGCCGCCGCCGGCTTCGAGGCCCGGCTCCGCAATCGCCTGCTACGCAGCACCGGCACGCTCTACGGGGGCAGGTCCGGGGTGATCCAGGCGCTGGTGCTTGGCACGCGGGGCACCATCGACCCGACGTTAGGCGATGCCTTCAGCCGTTCCGGGCTGGTCCACCTGCTGTCCATCAGTGGCTTCCATGTCGGGCTCGTCTGGGGCTGGGCCATGCTCATCTTGCGGGCAGGCGGCTTGGGCCGGCGAGCGCCGATCGGCGCGGCCATCGTCGTGGTCGGCTACGTCATCTTCGTCGGTGCCGAGCCGCCGGCCGTCCGCGCCTCGCTCCTGGCCATCGTGCTGGCAATCGAACGGCAGCGCCAGCGTAATCCGTCGACCGGTGCGCTCTTTGCGGCGGTCGCGTTCGGCGTGTTGCTGATCGACCCGTGGGCGGTCAGCAGCCTCGGTGCGTGGCTCTCCGTCACAGCGCTCTGGGGTGCGACTGCGGCGAGCCGCTGGAGCGATCGTGCGCTCGGGGCGAGCCAGTGGTCACGGGTGATCGCCGGATCGATCGGCGCCACGCTGGCGACGGCGCCGCTGACTGCCTGGGTTTTCGGCACCGTGCCCGTGGCTGGGGTGCTGCTCAATCTCGTCGCCATCCCGATGACCGCGTTTGCGGTGCCTGCCGTGATTGCGAGCCTGATCGTCGGGCCGGTGCTGCCGGCGGTTGCCGGGGCGTTTGCAGCGGGTGGCGGGACGCTGATGGCCGGACTGGAATACCTGGCGGTTCGTGGCGGTGGCGCGCCGGGCGCGGCGATGGTCTTCGAGGCCGGGCTCCGGCCGGCTCTGGTGGCTGCGGCTGTCGTAGCCGCGACGGTCCTGGTCTTCGGGAACCGTCAGACCGCGCGTGAGGCCGGCCGACGCCTGATCTGGATTGGGGCGGTGCTGGGCTCGCTTCATTCGCTGGCGGCGTGGCTTCCGGTGGCTCACACGGGGTCCCGGCTGACGTTACATTTTCTCGACGTCGGGCAGGGCGATGCCGCGCTGATCGAGACCCCGGCCGGTCGCTGGATGCTGATCGACGCCGGCCCGGCTGACCGCCAGTACGACGCGGGCCGGCGAGTCATCGTTCCGTACCTCAGGCGACAGGGTGTTCGCCGGCTCGAAGCCGTCTTCGTGTCCCACGGGCACCGGGATCACTACGGCGGACTCGAGGCTGTGCTCGACGCGATGCCCGTGGGCCGAGTCTTTGAGCCGGCCGTGCGGGTGCCGGATCAGGGCTACCTTGCGCTGCTCGACGGCATTGCGGACCGCGGTGTCAGCTGGTTGCCGCTCAGGGCCGGTGCGCGCCTGGCGATCGACGGCATTACCATCGAGGCGCTCCATCCGGATACGACGTGGAGCGACTGGGGCCTTGACCTCAACGAGGACTCCTCGGTGCTCCGCATTTCGGCGGGCGATTTTCAGGCGCTCTTTCCCGGCGATGCGGGGTTCCCGGTCGAGGAGGCGCTCGCAGAGCGACTCGGTCGGACGGAGCTGCTCAAGGTGGGGCATCATGGGTCCCGGACTGCCAGCGGCGAGGCATTGCTCGGTGCGCTGCGGCCGACGGTGGCGGTGATCAGTGTTGGGGCCGCCAACCGCTACGGTCACCCGACGCCCGAAGCGCTCGAGCGGCTGGCGGCTGCCGGCGCAGCCCTCTGGCGGACCGATCAGGACGGTACCGTCACCGTGCAGGTCGAGGACACATTCATGGTGATACGCGGGCGGCGAGGCCGGGCGACGTATCCGATCAACCCGTGA
- a CDS encoding phosphopentomutase translates to MSRRAFLIVLDGLGIGPSHDQARYGDAGSNTLGNALAQAPAGYRLPELEALGLGWCAPLAGVPASRPPRAAWGTAQPASEGKDSTTGHWELAGLVLERPFPTFPDGFPDALIAAFAEATGRGVLGNRPASGTAVLDQLGADHLATGNWIVYTSADSVFQVAAHEEAVPLAELYRACAVARELCQGETGVARVIARPFRGVPGAWVRTADRKDYSLAPVGVTLLDRLAAAGVPRLGIGKVDDLFAGRGIQSEHTPTNQAAYRLIHRALAEVRTGFVFANVIEFDQTWGHRNDVPGFLAGLGQLDQAIPGLLGAVQTDDLVIFTADHGNDATTPSTDHSRERVPVLAYGPKVRPVSIGERATFADVGQTVADFLGVAPLLAGRSFLGEIWSG, encoded by the coding sequence ATGAGCCGCCGCGCGTTCCTGATCGTCCTCGACGGCCTTGGGATCGGGCCGTCGCACGACCAGGCGCGCTACGGCGACGCCGGCAGCAACACCCTGGGCAATGCGCTGGCGCAGGCCCCGGCAGGCTACCGGCTCCCCGAGCTCGAAGCCCTCGGCCTTGGCTGGTGCGCCCCGCTGGCCGGTGTTCCGGCGAGCCGCCCGCCGCGGGCGGCCTGGGGTACCGCACAGCCTGCCAGTGAAGGGAAGGACAGCACCACCGGTCACTGGGAGTTGGCTGGGCTCGTTCTGGAGAGGCCCTTTCCCACCTTTCCGGACGGCTTTCCCGACGCGCTCATCGCCGCCTTTGCGGAGGCGACGGGTCGGGGAGTGCTGGGAAACCGGCCCGCCTCCGGCACGGCCGTGCTCGATCAGCTCGGCGCGGACCACCTCGCGACGGGCAACTGGATTGTCTATACCTCCGCCGACAGCGTCTTCCAGGTGGCGGCCCACGAGGAGGCGGTGCCTCTGGCCGAACTGTACCGCGCCTGCGCGGTGGCTCGGGAGCTTTGCCAGGGGGAAACCGGGGTTGCTCGGGTGATTGCCCGCCCCTTTCGTGGGGTCCCGGGGGCTTGGGTTCGGACGGCTGACCGGAAGGACTACTCTCTCGCGCCGGTCGGGGTCACCCTCCTCGACCGGCTCGCGGCGGCCGGGGTGCCTCGGCTGGGCATCGGCAAAGTCGACGACCTTTTTGCCGGGCGGGGCATCCAGTCAGAGCATACTCCGACCAACCAGGCGGCGTACCGCCTGATCCACCGGGCATTGGCCGAGGTTCGGACCGGGTTTGTTTTTGCGAATGTGATCGAGTTCGATCAGACCTGGGGCCATCGGAACGACGTTCCTGGATTTCTGGCCGGCCTCGGCCAGCTGGACCAGGCCATTCCCGGTCTGCTTGGGGCCGTGCAAACGGATGATTTGGTTATATTTACGGCCGACCACGGGAACGACGCGACCACCCCGTCGACTGACCATTCACGGGAGCGGGTCCCGGTGTTGGCGTACGGGCCAAAGGTTCGGCCCGTGTCGATAGGTGAACGTGCCACGTTTGCCGACGTGGGACAGACGGTTGCCGACTTCTTGGGCGTTGCCCCGCTCCTGGCGGGGCGCTCGTTTCTCGGGGAGATCTGGAGTGGCTGA